The Impatiens glandulifera chromosome 3, dImpGla2.1, whole genome shotgun sequence genome contains a region encoding:
- the LOC124930097 gene encoding NAC domain-containing protein 92-like: protein MENIDSSSIEGKEEEELMMMMNLPSGFRFHPTDEELITHYLSEKVLNSDFSVISIGEVDLNKVEPWDLPWKAKMGEKEWYFFCVRDKKYPTGLRTNRATEKGYWKSTGKDREIFRGEILIGMKKTLVFYMGRAPKGEKSNWVMHEYRLEGEVQSHEWVICRVFHKTAGGKKVPISDLFPTMNSTIAAVGGGYGDGIPSPLPSLTNQSSSFTDFAADVPFFSDNNQLDIKDYIINPDFSPVPAQPPPPYPMINPIQEYPDQTFIQDRTFMTNSVNYYRPNNNMKQTMKTEFVNLSDQDSCMGNDDIPVLSHWETGLQPFHGPEMSAVQMGSGGLWYFDP, encoded by the exons ATGGAGAATATTGATTCTTCTTCTATTGAAGgaaaggaggaagaagagctgatgatgatgatgaatttgCCGTCGGGATTTCGATTTCATCCAACCGATGAAGAACTCATCACACACTACTTATCAGAGAAGGTTCTAAACAGCGATTTCTCGGTCATTTCAATCGGAGAAGTTGATCTCAACAAGGTCGAGCCATGGGATTTGCCTT GGAAAGCGAAAATGGGGGAGAAAGAATGGTACTTTTTCTGCGTGAGGGATAAGAAGTATCCGACTGGTTTAAGAACTAACAGAGCTACAGAGAAAGGATACTGGAAATCAACCGGGAAAGACAGGGAGATTTTCCGGGGGGAAATCTTGATCGGAATGAAGAAAACTCTGGTTTTTTACATGGGTAGGGCTCCTAAAGGAGAGAAATCGAACTGGGTCATGCATGAATATCGTCTTGAAGGAGAAGTTCAAAGTCACGAATGGGTTATTTGTAGGGTTTTTCACAAGACTGCCGGCGGGAAGAAAGTACCCATCTCAGATTTATTTCCGACTATGAATTCAACTATTGCCGCCGTTGGCGGCGGTTACGGCGATGGAATACCCAGTCCTCTTCCATCATTGACGAATCAGTCCTCTTCTTTTACTGATTTCGCTGCTGATGTACCCTTCTTCTCCGACAACAATCAATTGGATATCAAAGATTACATCATCAATCCTGATTTCTCACCAGTACCAGCACAGCCGCCACCTCCTTACCCCATGATTAATCCTATCCAAGAATACCCAGATCAGACTTTCATTCAAGATCGAACCTTTATGACGAATTCAGTGAATTACTACAGACCGAACAATAACATGAAACAGACCATGAAAACAGAGTTTGTGAACTTGTCTGATCAGGATTCATGCATGGGCAACGACGACATCCCGGTGTTGTCGCACTGGGAAACGGGGCTGCAGCCATTTCATGGGCCGGAGATGTCAGCTGTGCAAATGGGTTCCGGCGGTCTTTGGTATTTTGACCCTTGA